Proteins encoded within one genomic window of Triticum aestivum cultivar Chinese Spring chromosome 2D, IWGSC CS RefSeq v2.1, whole genome shotgun sequence:
- the LOC123053951 gene encoding probable metal-nicotianamine transporter YSL11 codes for MATDADAAAAAAAHDADAVETGNLLRRRNVGSNDDGEAEEEASVERAFLEKPVPTWREQLTVRAFVVGFLVAVMFSIIVMKLGLTTGIIPSLNVSASLLGFFLVRLWTSAIEKMGFLKQPFTRQENTVIQTCVVSAYGIAFSGGFGSYLFALSETIAKQATEANDALNIKNPHLGWIIGFLFLVSFVGLFALVPMRKTMIVDYKLTYPSGTATAYLINGFHTPQGAELAKKQVRTLGKYFSMSFVWAFFQWFYTAGNDCGFSSFPSLGLEAYKNRFYFDFSATYVGVGMICPYIVNVSLLIGGVLSWGIMWPLISSKKGSWYPDSLPESSLHGLQAYRVFITIAVILGDGLYNFLKVFGKTLKAFYEMYKEKKSKSLPVSNNGAPVAAEEAESFDDKRRTELFLKDQIPKRVAIGGYVIIAAITTGCLPLIIPQLKWYHILVAYVFAPILAFCNAYGCGLTDWSLASTYGKLGIFVFGAWAGASHGGVLVGLAACGVMMNIVGTAADLMQDFKTGYLTLASPRSMFISQVAGTAMGCVIAPCVFWLFYKSFDIGVSDSAYPAPYAIMYRNMAILGVDGLSVLPKNCLMLCYIFFAAAFAVNLLKDCVPAKVAKFIPIPMAVAIPFYLGPYFAMDMCIGSAILFCWEWMNKAEAQAFAPAVASGLMCGDGIWALPQAFLSLANVNPPICMKFLSRATNAKVDAFLGN; via the exons ATGGCGACGGACGCCGACGCCGCAGCGGCGGCCGCAGCCCACGACGCCGACGCGGTGGAGACGGGCAACCTCCTCCGGCGCCGCAACGTCGGGAGCAATGACgacggggaggcggaggaggaggcgtccgTGGAGCGGGCGTTCTTGGAGAAGCCGGTGCCGACGTGGCGGGAGCAGCTGACGGTGCGCGCCTTCGTGGTGGGGTTCCTCGTCGCCGTCATGTTCAGCATCATCGTGATGAAGCTCGGCCTCACCACCGGCATCATCCCGTCGCTCAACGTCTCCGCCAGCCTCCTCGGCTTCTTCCTCGTCCGCCTCTGGACGTCGGCCATCGAGAAGATGGGGTTCCTGAAGCAGCCCTTCACGCGCCAGGAGAACACCGTCATCCAGACCTGCGTCGTCTCCGCCTACGGCATCGCCTTCAGCG GTGGGTTTGGCAGTTACCTGTTTGCTCTGAGCGAGACCATAGCTAAGCAAGCAACAGAGGCTAACGATGCTCTGAACATCAAGAATCCCCATCTCGGATGGATAATAGGATTTCTGTTCCTCGTCAGCTTTGTCGGGCTTTTTGCGCTAGTGCCCATGAGAAAG ACTATGATtgtggactacaagctgacatatCCGAGTGGCACCGCAACTGCTTACCTTATCAATGGATTCCACACACCCCAGGGTGCCGAGCTTGCAAA GAAGCAAGTTCGTACATTGGGTAAGTACTTCTCGATGAGCTTCGTTTGGGCCTTCTTCCAATGGTTCTACACTGCTGGGAACGACTGTGGATTCAGTTccttcccatcacttggccttgaAGCTTACAAGAACAG GTTCTATTTTGATTTCTCGGCTACTTACGTTGGTGTGGGAATGATCTGCCCCTACATTGTCAATGTATCTCTTCTAATTGGAGGTGTCTTGTCGTGGGGCATAATGTGGCCACTCATAAGCAGCAAGAAAGGAAGTTGGTATCCTGACTCTCTTCCAGAGAGCAGTCTACATGGACTGCAGGCTTACAGG GTGTTCATAACCATAGCAGTAATCCTTGGGGACGGCCTGTATAACTTCCTGAAGGTATTTGGCAAAACATTGAAGGCTTTCTACGAGATGTACAAGGAGAAGAAATCGAAATCACTTCCTGTCTCTAACAACGGAGCTCCtgtcgccgccgaggaagctgagTCTTTTGATGACAAACGCCGCACTGAACTATTCCTGAAGGATCAAATTCCCAAGAGAGTTGCAATTGGGGGTTATGTCATTATTGCGGCAATAACGACTGGTTGCCTTCCGCTCATCATCCCACAGCTCAAGTGGTACCACATTTTGGTCGCATATGTCTTTGCGCCTATCCTGGCCTTCTGCAATGCCTATGGATGTGGCCTGACCGACTGGTCCCTGGCCAGCACCTATGGTAAGCTTGGGATCTTTGTGTTCGGTGCTTGGGCAGGCGCTTCGCACGGTGGCGTGCTTGTCGGGCTCGCCGCCTGCGGTGTCATGATGAACATTGTGGGAACGGCTGCTGACCTGATGCAAGACTTCAAAACCGGGTACTTGACTTTAGCCTCACCAAGGTCCATGTTCATCAGCCAGGTGGCAGGCACTGCCATGGGCTGTGTTATCGCCCCCTGCGTCTTCTGGCTCTTCTACAAGTCCTTCGACATTGGTGTCAGCGATAGCGCTTACCCAGCACCGTATGCCATCATGTACCGCAACATGGCGATCCTGGGGGTCGATGGCCTGTCGGTTCTCCCGAAGAACTGCCTCATGCTATGCTACATTTTCTTTGCTGCTGCATTCGCCGTCAATCTCCTGAAAGACTGTGTGCCTGCGAAGGTGGCGAAGTTCATCCCGATCCCCATGGCGGTCGCGATCCCGTTCTACCTTGGACCATACTTCGCCATGGACATGTGCATCGGCAGTGCGATACTCTTTTGCTGGGAATGGATGAACAAGGCTGAGGCGCAGGCGTTCGCACCGGCAGTTGCATCTGGCTTAATGTGCGGCGACGGGATCTGGGCCCTGCCACAGGCCTTTCTTTCTCTTGCCAACGTGAACCCTCCAATCTGCATGAAGTTCTTGTCAAGGGCCACCAATGCCAAAGTGGATGCATTCCTCGGGAACTAG